One stretch of Pseudoramibacter sp. DNA includes these proteins:
- a CDS encoding PIN/TRAM domain-containing protein: protein MLKKVIRGVCTVIGMVLGYLLGVVACRGRWESVLFVHKTWILQHQWLTIILFVIIFGLIFYFIFPLVAKVGKSISESVEKAMAEVRLADIVLGIFGLIIGLLIAMLICVPVSQIQIHWLSSTITLVVYVLMAYLGVIIPVRKRDQIMGSLQTMRENSGGFSRRLNRKKTNNPLEEHTKVLDTSAIIDGRIYDIIQSGFLEGPLVVPSFVLSELQLLADNGDDLKRVRGRRGLDIINKMQSEYGSLIHVVDKDYPNLRGVDDKLLEMGKEEKMKIITNDYNLNKVAKVRGIPVLNINALANAVKPVVLPGETMQVHPVKNGKESGQAVAYLDDGTMIVVENGRRFIGQKIVVTVTSVLQTAAGRMIFGKADQQ, encoded by the coding sequence ATGTTAAAAAAAGTCATACGAGGCGTATGCACCGTCATCGGCATGGTGCTCGGCTATCTGCTAGGCGTTGTCGCCTGCCGCGGACGGTGGGAGTCGGTTCTCTTTGTTCATAAGACCTGGATTCTGCAGCACCAGTGGCTGACCATTATTCTTTTTGTTATTATCTTTGGACTTATTTTTTATTTTATTTTTCCATTGGTCGCCAAGGTCGGCAAATCCATTTCCGAATCCGTCGAAAAAGCGATGGCTGAAGTGCGTCTGGCGGATATCGTCCTCGGGATTTTCGGGCTCATCATCGGACTTTTGATCGCGATGCTGATCTGCGTTCCCGTCAGTCAGATTCAGATTCACTGGCTGTCCAGCACAATTACCTTGGTGGTGTATGTGCTCATGGCCTATTTAGGGGTCATCATTCCGGTGCGCAAGCGGGATCAGATCATGGGCAGCCTGCAGACCATGCGGGAAAACAGCGGCGGCTTTTCCAGAAGGTTAAACCGGAAAAAGACGAACAACCCCCTGGAAGAACACACAAAAGTGCTTGACACATCGGCAATTATCGACGGCCGGATTTACGACATCATTCAGTCTGGATTTTTGGAAGGGCCTCTGGTGGTGCCTTCTTTTGTGCTCAGTGAGCTGCAGCTGCTCGCAGACAACGGCGACGATCTCAAACGGGTGAGAGGCCGGCGGGGGCTCGACATCATCAACAAGATGCAGTCCGAATACGGCAGCCTGATCCACGTCGTAGACAAAGATTATCCGAATCTGCGGGGCGTTGACGATAAGCTGCTCGAAATGGGAAAAGAAGAGAAAATGAAAATCATCACCAATGATTACAATCTCAACAAGGTGGCCAAGGTCCGGGGCATTCCCGTGCTGAACATCAACGCTCTGGCCAACGCGGTGAAACCGGTGGTGCTCCCAGGCGAAACCATGCAGGTGCACCCGGTCAAGAACGGCAAGGAATCCGGACAGGCCGTGGCCTATCTGGACGATGGCACCATGATCGTCGTCGAAAACGGCCGGCGCTTTATCGGCCAGAAAATCGTAGTGACGGTGACCAGCGTGCTGCAGACTGCCGCAGGGCGGATGATTTTCGGAAAGGCTGATCAGCAATAA
- a CDS encoding CarD family transcriptional regulator translates to MYKIGDKIVYPMHGAGVIEDIEKMDIFDKVQTYYKVTIASEGMEILIPVDKADEVGLRDIPTHEDIQKMFEVLKQPQDKMTSNWSKRYQDNMDQMKTGDILDVARVTRNLMILDRKKGLSSGDKKMLMTAKNFLISELMVVENEDKRKADDAIEDAVQA, encoded by the coding sequence ATGTATAAGATCGGCGACAAAATTGTATATCCAATGCACGGTGCGGGCGTTATTGAAGATATTGAAAAGATGGACATTTTTGATAAAGTACAGACGTATTACAAAGTGACCATTGCATCTGAGGGAATGGAAATCTTAATTCCAGTCGATAAAGCTGATGAAGTGGGGCTCCGGGATATCCCCACCCACGAAGATATTCAGAAAATGTTCGAAGTGCTGAAACAGCCTCAGGACAAAATGACCTCCAACTGGTCAAAGCGCTATCAGGACAATATGGATCAGATGAAAACAGGCGATATCCTCGATGTTGCCAGGGTGACGCGCAATTTGATGATCCTTGACCGCAAAAAGGGCCTGTCCAGCGGCGATAAAAAGATGCTGATGACCGCCAAAAACTTTTTGATTTCAGAATTGATGGTGGTCGAAAACGAAGACAAGCGCAAGGCCGATGATGCGATCGAAGATGCCGTGCAGGCCTGA
- a CDS encoding Tex family protein, with protein sequence MTTTIETLQWEFKLPKAALEKTIELMDAGNTIPFIARYRKEVTGNMSDVTLRNLAERLAYLRKMDARKTAVTAQIKAQDKWTPALAAAFDQAATMQDIEDLYLPYKKKRRTRAMKAREAGLSPLADAMMRGMPDAELDRMAEKLISQDGRVKTAGEALQGAEDIAAETVSERADLRKQIRSRLESETVLISEVKPEYADEKTPYLDYYHHREAVSKIANHRILAINRGEREKVLTVKIDPQNDVMTVFLKQKAVAWPVTPDHGCMSQAIEDAYKRLMFPAISREIRNALTERAEASAIRSFGINLKKLLMARPLKGKTVMGFDPGFKNGCKIAVLSPTGRLLATSRIFLTRGKKGGGKEAQKLVDLIRRTHTEVIAIGNGTASRESEQLIADTIRKAHLDVQYTIVSEAGASIYSASPLAAEEYPEIDVSLRGAISIAGRLQDPMSELVKIEPEHIGIGQYQLDVDQKALKTALDGVVEDAVNRVGVDVNRASKVLLQHVSGITETIAQNIVDYRDENGPIPNRKALLKIKGMGRKRFEQCAGFLRITEGTEPLDRTAVHPESYPVAKALLKAAGVGKDALLDSKAALSKALREVDPGPIQQAFGAGKWTLEDIVEELSRPGRDPRDSAPPILLRKEILSIADLKPDMELTGTVRNVVDFGAFVDIGVHQDGLVHISEISDRYIEDPTAVLSVGDVVTVRVLSVDLDRNRISLSMRL encoded by the coding sequence TTGACCACGACAATAGAAACCCTGCAGTGGGAATTTAAACTGCCGAAAGCGGCGCTCGAAAAGACCATTGAACTCATGGACGCGGGCAACACGATTCCCTTTATCGCCCGCTACCGCAAAGAGGTCACCGGCAATATGAGCGATGTGACCCTGCGAAACCTGGCGGAGCGGCTGGCGTATCTGAGGAAGATGGACGCCCGCAAAACAGCCGTCACCGCGCAGATCAAAGCCCAGGACAAATGGACGCCCGCTTTGGCGGCAGCCTTTGATCAGGCGGCGACGATGCAGGACATCGAAGATTTGTACCTGCCCTACAAAAAGAAGCGCCGCACCCGAGCGATGAAAGCGCGGGAGGCGGGGCTTTCCCCTCTGGCGGACGCGATGATGCGCGGTATGCCGGATGCTGAACTTGATAGGATGGCAGAAAAGCTGATCTCCCAAGACGGCCGTGTTAAAACAGCCGGTGAAGCCCTTCAGGGCGCTGAGGACATTGCCGCAGAAACGGTTTCCGAGCGGGCCGATCTGAGAAAACAGATCCGAAGCCGCCTGGAAAGTGAGACGGTTTTAATATCTGAAGTAAAACCAGAATACGCAGACGAAAAAACTCCATATCTGGATTATTATCATCATCGGGAGGCAGTATCGAAAATCGCCAACCACCGCATTCTGGCGATTAACCGCGGGGAACGGGAAAAGGTCCTGACGGTCAAAATTGACCCCCAAAACGATGTGATGACCGTGTTTTTAAAGCAAAAGGCGGTGGCCTGGCCCGTCACTCCGGATCACGGGTGTATGAGCCAGGCGATTGAAGACGCCTACAAGCGTCTGATGTTTCCGGCCATTTCCCGGGAAATCCGAAATGCGCTGACGGAACGGGCCGAAGCCTCCGCCATTCGCAGCTTCGGCATCAACCTGAAGAAACTGCTTATGGCCCGGCCTCTAAAGGGCAAAACGGTGATGGGGTTTGACCCGGGCTTTAAAAACGGGTGCAAAATCGCCGTGCTGAGTCCCACCGGCAGACTGCTGGCCACCTCGCGGATCTTTCTCACCCGGGGCAAAAAAGGCGGCGGCAAAGAGGCACAGAAGCTCGTCGATTTGATTCGCAGGACCCACACTGAAGTCATCGCCATCGGCAACGGCACCGCGTCCCGGGAAAGTGAGCAACTGATTGCAGATACGATCCGCAAAGCCCATCTCGATGTGCAGTACACCATTGTTTCTGAAGCCGGCGCCTCCATCTATTCGGCGTCGCCCCTGGCGGCAGAAGAGTATCCGGAGATCGACGTGTCTCTTCGGGGCGCCATTTCCATCGCCGGGCGTCTCCAGGACCCGATGTCGGAACTGGTGAAGATCGAACCGGAGCACATCGGCATCGGCCAGTACCAGCTGGACGTGGATCAGAAGGCGCTGAAGACTGCCTTGGACGGTGTGGTCGAAGATGCCGTCAACCGGGTCGGCGTGGACGTGAACCGCGCGTCAAAGGTGCTGCTGCAGCACGTTTCGGGGATCACAGAGACGATCGCTCAGAATATTGTCGATTACCGGGATGAAAATGGGCCTATCCCAAACCGAAAAGCACTGCTTAAAATCAAGGGCATGGGAAGAAAGCGCTTTGAACAGTGTGCGGGATTTCTGCGCATCACAGAGGGGACAGAGCCCCTGGACCGCACCGCCGTGCATCCGGAGTCTTATCCCGTCGCAAAAGCCTTGTTAAAGGCGGCAGGCGTCGGCAAAGACGCCCTTTTGGATTCAAAAGCAGCCCTTTCGAAGGCCCTTCGCGAGGTAGATCCTGGGCCGATTCAGCAAGCCTTTGGCGCCGGCAAATGGACCCTCGAAGACATTGTCGAAGAACTCAGTCGCCCGGGACGCGACCCGCGGGACAGCGCGCCGCCGATTTTACTGAGAAAAGAAATCCTGTCCATCGCGGATTTAAAACCTGACATGGAACTGACCGGCACGGTGCGCAACGTGGTCGATTTCGGCGCTTTTGTGGACATCGGGGTGCATCAGGACGGACTGGTCCATATTTCGGAGATTTCAGACCGTTATATCGAGGATCCCACAGCGGTTTTGTCCGTCGGGGACGTGGTTACGGTCCGAGTTTTATCTGTGGACCTCGACCGGAATCGGATATCTTTGTCCATGCGCTTATAA
- a CDS encoding DegV family protein — protein sequence MSIQFVTDSMCDIDERILNRYPFEVLPIPITIGDKTYYDGIDITPDMILDCGKNDPEHFPKTSQVQAITYQECFKRHLDRGDDIIYLALSSGLSGTFQTASLIASQLLEDYPDRKISIIDSKTATTGMMLILHQGLKLNKLGRSFEEISDTMNFLSRHINIYFLVGNISWLAKGGRIGKNVAKIGDMLKIKPILYFKDGRILPYEKVRGQKKAERRLMELVDEKMIDKNQCVGFVHSTAPALQDRAQKIMTKEMNIQNFIIPQQGAGAALTVHIGPDCLGIMFFDALPDNYINVAP from the coding sequence ATGAGCATTCAGTTTGTCACCGATTCAATGTGCGATATCGACGAACGCATTTTGAACCGCTATCCCTTTGAAGTTCTTCCCATTCCGATCACCATCGGAGATAAAACCTACTACGACGGCATCGACATCACCCCGGATATGATTTTAGACTGCGGCAAAAACGACCCGGAACACTTTCCAAAAACCTCCCAGGTCCAGGCCATCACCTACCAGGAATGTTTCAAACGCCATCTGGACCGCGGGGACGATATCATCTATTTAGCCCTTTCCAGCGGCCTGTCCGGCACTTTTCAGACTGCTTCTCTCATCGCGTCCCAGCTCCTCGAAGATTATCCCGACCGGAAAATCTCGATCATCGACTCCAAAACCGCGACGACCGGCATGATGCTGATTCTCCACCAGGGCCTCAAGCTCAACAAACTGGGCCGTTCCTTTGAAGAAATCAGCGACACCATGAATTTCCTAAGCCGGCACATCAATATTTATTTCTTAGTCGGCAATATCTCCTGGCTCGCCAAGGGCGGGAGAATCGGAAAAAACGTGGCAAAAATCGGCGATATGCTCAAAATCAAACCGATTCTGTACTTCAAAGACGGCCGCATCCTGCCCTACGAAAAGGTTCGGGGACAGAAAAAAGCCGAACGCCGGCTTATGGAACTGGTGGACGAAAAAATGATCGACAAAAACCAATGCGTCGGCTTCGTCCACAGCACCGCCCCAGCCCTGCAGGACCGGGCACAGAAAATCATGACCAAAGAGATGAACATTCAAAATTTTATCATTCCCCAGCAGGGCGCCGGTGCCGCCCTCACCGTCCACATCGGTCCGGACTGTCTCGGCATCATGTTCTTCGATGCCCTTCCGGACAACTACATCAACGTCGCCCCGTAA
- a CDS encoding RrF2 family transcriptional regulator: MRISAKGRYGLAAMVELTWLSTNGKLIPVAVLSENLGISKIYLEQIFSMLKRGKLVTSVKGAQGGYRLSRPASEISVYDILSALEQMLFEPTEQSVEEKAPLIESTLHENVYNVLDGCVRDTLSKIKLSHLLDDYIAQKNKGNYMFYI; this comes from the coding sequence ATGCGAATCTCGGCAAAAGGACGATATGGTCTCGCGGCAATGGTCGAACTGACCTGGCTCAGCACGAACGGAAAACTCATTCCAGTCGCTGTATTATCGGAAAATCTTGGCATTTCAAAAATTTACCTCGAGCAGATTTTTTCAATGCTCAAAAGAGGCAAGCTGGTCACTTCCGTCAAGGGCGCCCAGGGCGGCTACCGCCTCTCCCGGCCTGCGTCTGAAATCAGCGTCTACGACATTTTGTCGGCTTTGGAACAAATGCTTTTCGAACCCACGGAACAAAGCGTTGAAGAAAAGGCGCCCCTCATTGAAAGCACCCTCCACGAAAATGTCTACAACGTCCTCGACGGCTGTGTCCGGGACACCTTGTCCAAAATCAAATTATCCCATCTCCTCGACGATTACATCGCCCAGAAAAACAAGGGCAACTATATGTTTTACATATAA
- a CDS encoding UDP-N-acetylmuramoyl-L-alanyl-D-glutamate--2,6-diaminopimelate ligase has product MNYHDLLTDEDIIEIRNGELTAEISDVVYDSRQVKKNALFVAIFGFATDGHRFIEPAIEKGAAVIVHQADLPKYHDDVTYIKVTDTRKMLGIIASRFFGSPSKKLTVTGITGTNGKTSSTYFLTRILKEAGKKCARMGTINDEIDGEIFDNKGRTTSESRDTQAFIAKAVENGCTDLVMEASSQALDLDRLVDVDFDYALFTNLTQDHLDYHKTFENYFEAKAKLFDQTSQAAVINADDPWGVKLIERIHQRHPDLKVVTYGTGEDADYRIESVNCTTRGSQFTLRCGDEEETLFLDVLGRFMVFNAVGTIIAARLQGVSWDVIKDALAHAPVVDGRMDRVPLDLDFDVIVDYAHTPDALDNILTTVRELTDGRVIVVFGCGGDRDHGKRPKMGKIAAEKADFTVLTSDNSRTEDPDKIIDDIEVAVKPITDQYVRVTDRREATAYALQHAQKGDVVVFAGKGHEKTETSRNGVRPYYEKSVIQEVAKELGLTK; this is encoded by the coding sequence ATGAATTATCATGATTTATTGACAGATGAAGATATCATCGAAATCCGAAACGGCGAGCTCACAGCTGAAATTTCGGATGTGGTTTACGATTCGAGACAGGTGAAGAAAAACGCGCTGTTCGTGGCCATTTTCGGCTTTGCGACCGACGGCCACCGCTTTATCGAACCGGCCATTGAAAAGGGCGCCGCGGTGATTGTGCACCAGGCCGATCTGCCGAAATATCACGACGACGTCACCTACATCAAGGTCACCGACACGCGGAAGATGCTCGGCATCATCGCCAGCCGGTTTTTCGGAAGCCCATCCAAGAAGCTGACCGTGACCGGGATCACCGGCACGAACGGCAAAACCAGCTCCACGTATTTTCTGACCCGCATCTTGAAAGAAGCCGGCAAAAAATGCGCGAGAATGGGCACGATCAACGACGAAATCGACGGCGAAATTTTCGACAACAAGGGCCGCACCACTTCGGAATCCCGGGATACCCAGGCTTTTATCGCCAAGGCAGTTGAAAACGGCTGTACGGATCTCGTGATGGAAGCGTCGTCTCAGGCGCTGGACCTCGACCGTCTGGTCGACGTGGATTTCGATTACGCCCTGTTTACCAATCTGACCCAGGATCACCTGGATTATCACAAGACTTTCGAAAATTATTTTGAAGCGAAGGCCAAATTATTCGATCAGACAAGCCAGGCTGCGGTCATCAACGCCGACGATCCCTGGGGCGTGAAGCTCATCGAACGCATTCATCAGCGCCATCCGGACTTAAAAGTCGTGACCTACGGCACCGGTGAAGACGCAGACTACCGCATCGAATCGGTGAACTGCACCACAAGGGGCAGTCAGTTTACCCTGCGCTGCGGCGATGAAGAAGAAACGCTGTTTTTGGACGTTCTGGGCCGCTTTATGGTCTTCAATGCGGTGGGAACGATCATCGCCGCGAGACTCCAAGGTGTTTCCTGGGATGTGATTAAAGACGCCCTGGCTCACGCGCCGGTGGTGGACGGCCGTATGGACCGCGTGCCCTTGGATTTGGATTTCGACGTCATCGTCGACTACGCCCACACGCCGGATGCTTTGGACAACATCCTCACCACAGTGCGGGAACTCACCGACGGCAGAGTCATCGTCGTTTTCGGCTGCGGCGGCGACCGGGATCACGGCAAGCGTCCGAAAATGGGCAAAATTGCGGCGGAAAAGGCCGACTTTACGGTGCTGACCTCCGATAATTCCAGGACCGAAGATCCGGACAAGATCATCGACGACATTGAAGTGGCGGTGAAGCCCATCACCGACCAGTACGTGCGCGTCACAGACCGGAGAGAAGCGACGGCCTACGCCCTTCAGCACGCCCAGAAAGGCGATGTGGTGGTTTTCGCCGGAAAGGGCCACGAAAAGACAGAAACGAGCCGGAACGGCGTCCGTCCCTATTATGAAAAATCGGTCATTCAGGAAGTGGCCAAAGAACTGGGACTTACGAAATAA
- a CDS encoding UPF0489 family protein gives MENWKQAEHFRLFSAGQGILEKQGCVVDDHQYAILFWQQWFQKSGRPAVLVSIDFHPDTDPPFWLYSYQKALAKVPDIEDEKRLTEKQEAVQEKLLGGMDARDTASVTAQMSKMNNDEQIRTAMALGILKDYHMINCMAAHRYAQGTHYLVPEAHYGDLSDAMFESCGFSLESLGSKEPLVLDIDLDYFPSPSFDTAGPVFKTLVRRAAVISTARSRTYFDYLKDQKEKDFTMQQCEAGCLALLNHCLE, from the coding sequence ATGGAAAATTGGAAACAGGCGGAGCATTTCCGCCTTTTTTCTGCGGGACAGGGCATTTTGGAAAAACAGGGCTGCGTCGTCGATGACCACCAGTACGCGATCTTGTTCTGGCAGCAGTGGTTTCAAAAAAGCGGCCGCCCAGCGGTGCTGGTGAGCATCGATTTTCACCCGGACACGGACCCGCCCTTCTGGCTTTACAGCTATCAGAAAGCCCTGGCAAAAGTGCCCGATATTGAAGATGAGAAGCGTCTGACTGAAAAACAGGAAGCCGTTCAGGAAAAACTGCTCGGCGGTATGGACGCCCGGGACACGGCCTCTGTGACTGCTCAGATGTCCAAAATGAACAACGACGAGCAGATACGCACCGCGATGGCCCTCGGTATCTTAAAAGACTATCACATGATCAACTGCATGGCCGCGCACCGCTACGCCCAGGGCACCCATTATCTGGTGCCGGAAGCCCATTACGGCGATCTTTCAGACGCGATGTTTGAAAGCTGCGGGTTTTCTCTGGAAAGCCTCGGTTCAAAAGAACCCTTGGTTTTGGACATCGACCTGGATTATTTTCCAAGCCCCTCCTTTGACACTGCCGGTCCGGTCTTTAAAACACTGGTGAGAAGGGCCGCTGTCATCAGCACGGCGCGTTCCCGGACTTATTTTGATTATCTGAAAGATCAGAAAGAAAAAGATTTTACAATGCAGCAGTGCGAAGCGGGATGCCTGGCACTATTAAATCACTGTTTGGAATAG